The window ATCTGAAAAAAAAATATTAATAGTAGATGTAGGACATTATGAATCTGAAAAATTATCTAAAAATTTACTGAAATCTTTTTTATATAAAAATTTTACCTCTATTTCTATTTATGAATCAAAAATTAATACGAATCCAGTTAAATATTTTTATTAAAATGGGACATAATAAAATACCAAAATATGCTATCACTGTCATAGATAAATTAAGAGTTTTATATAATATTCAATTAATAGATACTCGTATAGATGAAATACGAAAATTTCGTAAAAACATACCTATAGAAGTAAAAAATTTAGAAGAAGAACTATTTCAAATGAAAAAAAAGTTAGAAAATATTAATGAAGAAATTCTTTATTTAAAAGATAATATAGATAAACAAAATAAAAATATTAAATATTCAGATATTTTGATAAAAAAATACGAAAAACAAAAGAATAATGTAAAAAATAATAAAGAATTATATTCTATTGATAAAGAAATTGATTATCAAAAACTAGAGATTCAATTATTTAAAAAAAGAATCAAGGAATTTAATATTAAAATTAATAAAAAAGAAGATATTTTAGAAAAAAAAGAAGATATATTAAAAAATAAAGAAGAACATCTTTTTCACAAAAAAAAAGAATTAAATAAAATTTTATTTGAAAACGATAAAGAGGAAAAAATTCTTTTACAAGAATCCTTATCTTTTTCTAAAAAAGTTGATAATAAATTGTTGAAAACTTATAAAAAAATAAGAAATGGAGTGAAGAATGGAGTAGCAGTTGCTCCAGTACAAAGGGGGGCTCCATTGGGGTCTTATCTAGCAATTACACCTCAAAAATATTCTGAACTTATACAAAGAAATAAACTTTTAATAGATGAACATAGTGGAAGAATATTGATAGATTCTGAATTAGCTGAGGAAGAGAAAAAAAATTTTTTGTTTCTTGTTATAAAAAAAAAAAAATAAGTTGATTATGGTACGAACCTATTCTTCTAGTGAAATTAAAATTAAAATAAAAAATTTTGAATTATTAGAAGTTTCTTCAGGAAAAAAAAATTTTTTGAAAAATTTTTTTTCAGATACAGCAACTGTAATTATGTTCATATGCAATCACTGTCCGTATGTAAAACACATTAATGCAGAATTAGTTCGTTTAGCTAACGATTTTTTATCAAAAGGTATTTCTTTTTTAGCTATAAATTCTAATGACGCAAAAAAGTATCCAGAGGATTCTCCGAAAAATATGAAAAAAGTATATCATAAGTTCAATTTTCCTTTCCCTTATTTTTTTGATGAAACACAAGAAGTAGCAAAATATTATAGAGCAAAATGTACTCCTGAATTTTTTATTTTTTCCGGAAAAGGAAATTTATGTTATCATGGGCAACTAGATGATTCTAGGCCTGGAAATAAAATTCCAGTAACAGGAAATGATGTAAGAAATGTATTGAAAAATATTTTGAAAAAAATAAAAATACAACATACGATAGTAAAACCAAGCTACGGATGTAATATCAAATGGAAAGATTTTTATGATAACTAGGAATTATATTTAAAAAATATTCAATGGATTCATATAAACTTTTTTCTAATATCCCTCCTGCTGCATTTTTGTGTCCTCCTCCTCCAAAATGCTTTCTTGCAAACATATTTACATCAAAATCACCTTTTGAACGAAAAGAAATTTTAATTGGATATTTTTTTTTTTCTTCAAAAAAGAAAACGGATAAAACAATATTTTTTATTCCTAATCCATAGTTAATAATTCCTTCTGTATCTCCTTTTTTGTAGGAATATAATTTTGTATCTGAAGCATTTATGCTTGTATAAGCTGTACGGTATTTTTTTATTACTTTTAATTTTTTTAATGCTTGAGATAATAATTTTAATCTATATTCATTGTATGAATATTGTAAATGATCATAAATATTCTCTATATCAATTCCTTTTTCTATTAATTTACCGGCAATAAAATGAGTTTCCGAAGTAACGGAAGGAAAACGAAAAAAACCTGTATCAGTCATCAACCCAACATATAAACATGTAGCTATTTCTTTATCTATTTTAGATAAATTATTCATATCAGATATAAATCTAAAAACCAAAATACTAGTAGCTGCTACTGTTGAATCTGAAAACATAAAATCAAAAAAAAATGGAAAAGGATGATGATCTATTAATATTTTTTTAGCTTTTGAATATAAAAAAAATTCTTTTATATTTTTTATCCTTGATAAATTATTGAAATCTATAAAAAAAACATAATCAGAATTTACAATTTTTTTCTTTATTAAAGATTTAGTTTTTTCTGAAAAAACAAGAATATCCTTAATACCTGGAAGCCATTGAAAATATTCAGAATATTCTGTTGGAGATATTAAATAAACATCATGTTTTAGTTTTCTAAAATAAAATAAAAGAGCTAAAGAAGATCCTAAAGCATCTCCATCTGGATTATTATGTGGTAATAATACTATTTTTTTTTTCTTTATTCCACTAATACTAGAAAATAACATATATATTTTATTTTTTTTTCAATCCTAATTCTTCTCCTTTTTTTAACATAAGAAAATAAGCAGAATGAAATTCATTGGATATTTTTCCTTCTAAAATAGAATCCTTAATAAAATTTTTTATAATTCCTATTTTTTTACATGGTTCAATATGAAAAGTATTCATGATATCATTTCCTGATATAGGGGATTTCCATTTTATAATATTATCTCTTTCTTCTAATTTTTTTATTCTTTCCATAAGAATATAAATATTTCTTTTATACTGATTTTTTTTTTTACATTATTAGTAGTAATATCTGCTATACTTAATTTCATTAAGTCTTCTATATCTTCCCCCATATCAAATAATAATCTACGTATAGCAGAATCTCTAGTGCTATTTCCTATTAACGCAATAGGTCTATAACTGTGTTGAATCATTTTTTTTACATATTTCATAGTAATTCCTTTTGGAAGTTTTAAACGTTTAAATATATTCTCTACCATTTTATAACCTACAAATTCATGAGAATGAAAAGACCAACCAATTTTTGGTAAAAATTTTTTTGTATAGGCTTTTCCTATATCGTGAAGTAACGCGGCCCATCTTAACCAAAGAGAATTATTTTTTTCTTTACTGATATTATCTACTACTTGCAAAGTATGGTAAAAATTATCCTTGTGTTTATATCCATTTTTTTCTTCTATTCCTTTTAAACAAATTAATTCCGGTAATATAATTGATAATAATCCAGATTTACATAATAACAACAATCCTATAGAAGGTTTTTTAGATAATAGAATTTTATTGAACTCTTCTATAATTCTTTCTGTAGAAACAATATTTATTCTATTTTTATTTTTTTGAATAGATTTGAATGAATATTCTTCAATAATAAATTTTAGTTGAGTAGCAAATCGTATAGCTCGCATCATTCGTAGTGGATCATCTGAATAAGTAATATCTGAATTTAATGGAGTTCTTAATATTTTTTTTTTCAAATCTTCCAATCCTCCAAATGGATCTATCAATTTTCCATAATCATTACGGTTTAAACTAATAGCTAAAGTATTTATTGTAAAATCTCTTCTATTTTGATCATCTTGTAATGAACCAAATTCTATAAAAGGATTTCTACTAGAAAAATGATACGATTCTTTTCTGGAACCCACAAATTCTATTTTTTGATTATCATATTCTAACATAGCAGTTCCAAAACGTTTAAATATCTTTATTTTCGTATAAGTTTTTACGTATTTAGAAACTTCTTTAGCTAATTTTTCACCCTCTCCTATAGTCAAAATATCTAAGTCTTTTGGTTTTATATTTCCTAATAAAAAATCTCTAACATAACCTCCTACGACATAGCTATCCTGTTTTATTTTTTGAGCAGAAAGGCTAATTATATGAAATATTTTTTGATGAAGAGCAGATGATAAATTCATGTAATTATATACGTAATATTTTTATTTTATTTGAAACAATTTTTATAATAGAAGAACTACTATAATGAGCTTTTTCTTTTCTTCTAAAATCCACAACATAATCTATTTTTTTTAAAATAGAAGGACTTATTTCAGAAAAAGATTTAGGAGTGGACCCACCGGACAAATTAGCAGAAGTAGAAATAATAGGTCTATCCAAATTTTTAATCAAACAAGTACAAAATATATCATTCGTTAAACGAATGGCTAAAGTATTATCTTTGCTAAATAAATGAGATGCTATTTTATAAACATTATCGTATACTATAGTAATGGGTTTTTTTTTATTTACAATATTATCAAATATAATTTTTTTAGTAAAATCAGAAATTTTTCCTACTAATTGATGTAACCGATCTATACTTTCTACTAAAAGAATCATAGATTTAGAAATATTTCTATTCTTTATTCTATATATTTTTTTTATCGCCTGTATATTTAACGCGTCACAACCTATTCCCCACACAGTATCTGTAGGATATAATAAACTTTTTCCTTTTTTTAAAATATTTACACTTTTTTCTATTTCTTCGTTAAAAGACATTTAAATTCCTAAATTATGAGTTCTCAATGCTTCATTTAAAGAAGTTTTTTTATCTGTGCTTTCTTTTCTTTTTCCTATAATCATAGCACATGGAACATAGTATGTTCCTGAAGGAAATTTTTTTGGGTAAGATCCTGGGATTACTACAGAATATTTAGGAACAAATTTATTCATCTCAATCGGCTTATCTTTAGTTACATCAAAAATTTTAGTAGAAGATGTTAAAACAACATTTGCTCCTAATACAGCTCCTTTTTCTATAATAACTCCTTCAACTAAAATACATCTAGATCCAATAAAAACATCATCTTCAATAACTACAGGATTAGCTTGCAAAGGCTCTAAAACACCTCCTATTCCAACACCACCACTTATATGTACACGCTTACCAATTTGTGCACAACTACCCACTGTAGCCCATGTATCAACCATCGTTTTTTCTCCTATATATGCACCAATATTTACGTAAGAAGGCATAAGAATTACTCCAGGTGATATATATGAACCATAACGCGCTATTGCATGAGGAACTACACGAATTCCCTTTTCTTTGAATTTATTTTTTATAGGTATTTTATCATAGTATTCAAATGGGCCCAATTCTATTTTATTCATTTTTTTTACATAAAAAAACATTAAAATAGCTTTTTTTACCCATTCATTTACTACCCACTTTTTATTTAATAAATAAGAGACTCTTAGTAATCCTTTTTCTAAATGATCGATAACCTTAATAACTATATTTTTTATATTTTTATTATCCCATCCCTTTTTTTCATTCCAAGCTTTTTCTATTTCTAATTTTAGTTTGTTCATTTTTATAAAAAAAATTAATAAAAAACAAAAGTAAATAAAATAATATAACAAGTATATATTTGTTATAATAATGTCAAAAATATTGGGAATAGATTATGGAAAAGTGATTACAGGTTTATCTATAACAGATGCAAAGCAGATATTCGCATTTGGATTAGATGCTGTTCTTACTAAAAAATTAATGAATTTTTTAGAATTGTTTTTATCTCATGAACATATAAAAACAATAGTCATTGGATTACCAAAAAAATTAAATAATAAAAAAGAGGTTTTAATAGAAACAGAGATTCAGAAATTTATAAATATATTTCGCATAAAATATCCTAAAATTATTATAGAAAGATTAGACGAACGTTTTACATCTAAAATGGCTTTTCATACAATGATACAATTAGGGTTAAAAAAAAAAAAAAGAAGAAAAAAAATCATTTTAAACAAAATTAGTGCTACAATCATTTTACAGTCTTATCTTATAAAAAAAGAAAAAAAAATTAATTAATGATATTACCTATAGTTCTTTATGGAAATCCTATTTTAAGAAAAAAATGTTTAGATATAAATTTTTCTTATAGAAAAGAAAAAACAAATAAATTGATAAAAGATATGTTTGAAACAATACACAAAGTAAAAGGAATAGGATTGGCTGCTCCTCAAATTGGAAAAAATATACGACTTTTTATAGTTGAAACTCCTTATTTAAACGGAAAAGATATTATAAGTAATTATAAAGAAGTTTTTATTAATGCTAAAATGTTAAAAATTTATGGAAAAGAGTATTCCTTAAATGAAGGATGCCTTAGCATTCCTGGAGTGATGGGATATGTAAAAAGAAAATCTCATGTATTGATTGAATATTATGATCATCATTTTAAAAAACAAAAAAAAATATTGAATGGGATATGTGCAAGAGTTGTTCTACATGAATATGATCATATTGAAGGAAAACTTTTTATAGATTATTTTTCTTACATAAAAAAAAATGATATAAAAAAATTGATAAGTTTATCAGAAAGTAATTACTTATGAATAAACATCATCCACTATTTTTTTAAAAGCATTAGGCTCATTCATAGAAATATCTGAAAGAATTTTCCTATTTATTTGAATTTTTTTATCGTATAACTTTTTAATAAATTTAGAGTATGATTTTCCATACTTACGTATTCCAGCATTAATACGTTTAATCCAAAGAGATCTAAAATTTCTTTTCTTTTTTTTTCTTCCTGAGAATGCATAAAAAAAAGATTTATCTACAGCATTTTTGGCTACTGTATAAACTTTACTCCTTGATCCATAAAAACCTTTTGCTAATTTTAGTATTTTTTTTCGTCTTCGTCTAGAAGAAACTGCATTAGTAGATCTTGGCATAATTTTTTATATTTGCTTTTTAATATTTTTTTGATTTGATTTATGGAGTATAGTTAGTTTGGAAAGATTCCGTTTTCTTTTTTTTGATTTTTTAGTTAAAAGATGATTTTTAAACGCATGTTTTTTTTTTATATAGCCATTAGCTGTTTTTTTAAATCTTTTTTTTGATCCTGATTTTGTTTTTAATTTTGGCATGATATGGTTAAAACTTTTTTGGGGCTAATATCATATACATTCTTTTACCTTCCATTACTGGCATTTGTTCTACTTTTCCATATTCCTCTATTTCTTCTGCAAATTTTAACAATTTTATTTTACCTTGATCCTTGTACACAATAGAACGACCTTTAAAAAAAACAAATACTTTTACTTTGTCTCCACGCATTAAAAATTTTTCAGCACTTTTTATCTTAACTTTTCCATCATGATCCCCTATTTGTGGACCAAATCGTATTTCTTTAGTACTTACTTTAACTTGTTTTGCTTTAAATTGTTTTTTTCTTTTTTTTTGTTCGTATAAAAATTTTTTATAATCCAATATTTTACATACTGGAGGTTTAAGTTTAGGATTAATTTCAACTAAATCTAGTTCTCTTTCTCTAGAAAATTTTAAAGCTTCTTGTATAGAGTATACTCCATTTTCTATAGAAGAATCCCCAACTAAACGAACTGTATGTGAATCAATACTTTCATTAATACGATGTTCTTCTTTTTTTTGTGGGAATGGACGGAAAATTCTCTTTTTTTTATTTCCTCTTGAAAATTTTTTTTTTATAATAATTTTATAATTTAATTTTTTAAATTTGTTTCATGAAAAATAGTTTCTATTCCATTAGAAATAGAAAACATTCCTACATGCCCTAATCCATGACGTCGTAATGAAATCATTTCATTTTTTTCCTCTTTTTCTCCCAAAATAATCATATAAGGAATTTTACTATCTTCAGAATCTCTAATTTTTTTATTAATTTTCTCATTTCTTACATCAAGAAAGACACGAATATCATAATTAAGCATTAAATTTAAAATTTTTTTTGCATAAATTATATATTTTTCACTTATAGGAAGTATAACTGCTTGATTAGGAGACAACCATAATGGAATATTTCCTTTTGTATGTTCTATCATAATGGCTATAAGACGTTCCAATGAACCAAAAGGGGCTCTATGTATCATGACTGGACGACGTTTTTCATTGTTTTTTCCTTTATAATATAAATCGAATCTTTCTGGTAGATTATAATCTACTTGAATTGTTCCAAGTTGCCAATTTCTTCCTAAGGAATCTTTAATAAGAAAATCTAATTTTGGACCATAAAAAGAAGCTTCTCCATAATTAATAGACGCTTTTATTTTTTCTTCTTTTACTGCTTTTAGTATAGCTTTTTCTGCTTTTTCCCAATTTATTTTTGATCCTAGATAGTCATCTATTTTATTTGGATCTCTAAAAGAGATTCTAATTGTATATTTTAAGAAACCTAAACTACGAAAAACATAAAAAACTAAATTAATTACTTTTTTAAATTCTTCTAATAATTGATCATAAGTACAAAAAATATGTGCATCATCTTGAGTAAAACATCTAACCCTAGTCAACCCATGAAGTTCACCACTTTGTTCATAACGATATACTGTTCCAAATTCTGCAAAACGTTTAGGAAGATCACGATAAGACCATTCCTGAGAACGATAAACCTCACAATGATGAGGACAATTCATAGGTTTTAATAAAAATTCTTCTTCTTTACGAGTAGTATGAATAGGTTTAAAATTATCTTTTCCATATTTACTCCAATGACCACTTCTAACATATAATTTTTTATGACCAATGTGTGGCGTAACAACCATTTCATATCCTGATTTTTTTTGAACATCAGTCAAAAAATCTTCTAAATTTTTTCTTAATATTGTTCCTCTAGGTAACCATAAAGGTAATCCACTCCCTACTCTATCAGAAAAAATAAAAAATTTTAATTTTTTACCTATTAGTCTATGATCTGTATTCGTATTTTTGTTTACTGATTTATATTCATCTTTATTATCTTTATTTTTATTTTCCATGAAAGAAAAGTTACAAGTTTTTTGACAAAA of the Blattabacterium cuenoti genome contains:
- a CDS encoding zinc ribbon domain-containing protein is translated as MGHNKIPKYAITVIDKLRVLYNIQLIDTRIDEIRKFRKNIPIEVKNLEEELFQMKKKLENINEEILYLKDNIDKQNKNIKYSDILIKKYEKQKNNVKNNKELYSIDKEIDYQKLEIQLFKKRIKEFNIKINKKEDILEKKEDILKNKEEHLFHKKKELNKILFENDKEEKILLQESLSFSKKVDNKLLKTYKKIRNGVKNGVAVAPVQRGAPLGSYLAITPQKYSELIQRNKLLIDEHSGRILIDSELAEEEKKNFLFLVIKKKK
- a CDS encoding thioredoxin family protein, with protein sequence MVRTYSSSEIKIKIKNFELLEVSSGKKNFLKNFFSDTATVIMFICNHCPYVKHINAELVRLANDFLSKGISFLAINSNDAKKYPEDSPKNMKKVYHKFNFPFPYFFDETQEVAKYYRAKCTPEFFIFSGKGNLCYHGQLDDSRPGNKIPVTGNDVRNVLKNILKKIKIQHTIVKPSYGCNIKWKDFYDN
- a CDS encoding DHH family phosphoesterase, which codes for MLFSSISGIKKKKIVLLPHNNPDGDALGSSLALLFYFRKLKHDVYLISPTEYSEYFQWLPGIKDILVFSEKTKSLIKKKIVNSDYVFFIDFNNLSRIKNIKEFFLYSKAKKILIDHHPFPFFFDFMFSDSTVAATSILVFRFISDMNNLSKIDKEIATCLYVGLMTDTGFFRFPSVTSETHFIAGKLIEKGIDIENIYDHLQYSYNEYRLKLLSQALKKLKVIKKYRTAYTSINASDTKLYSYKKGDTEGIINYGLGIKNIVLSVFFFEEKKKYPIKISFRSKGDFDVNMFARKHFGGGGHKNAAGGILEKSLYESIEYFLNIIPSYHKNLSI
- a CDS encoding L-threonylcarbamoyladenylate synthase; the protein is MSFNEEIEKSVNILKKGKSLLYPTDTVWGIGCDALNIQAIKKIYRIKNRNISKSMILLVESIDRLHQLVGKISDFTKKIIFDNIVNKKKPITIVYDNVYKIASHLFSKDNTLAIRLTNDIFCTCLIKNLDRPIISTSANLSGGSTPKSFSEISPSILKKIDYVVDFRRKEKAHYSSSSIIKIVSNKIKILRI
- a CDS encoding 2,3,4,5-tetrahydropyridine-2,6-dicarboxylate N-succinyltransferase — encoded protein: MNKLKLEIEKAWNEKKGWDNKNIKNIVIKVIDHLEKGLLRVSYLLNKKWVVNEWVKKAILMFFYVKKMNKIELGPFEYYDKIPIKNKFKEKGIRVVPHAIARYGSYISPGVILMPSYVNIGAYIGEKTMVDTWATVGSCAQIGKRVHISGGVGIGGVLEPLQANPVVIEDDVFIGSRCILVEGVIIEKGAVLGANVVLTSSTKIFDVTKDKPIEMNKFVPKYSVVIPGSYPKKFPSGTYYVPCAMIIGKRKESTDKKTSLNEALRTHNLGI
- the ruvX gene encoding Holliday junction resolvase RuvX; the protein is MSKILGIDYGKVITGLSITDAKQIFAFGLDAVLTKKLMNFLELFLSHEHIKTIVIGLPKKLNNKKEVLIETEIQKFINIFRIKYPKIIIERLDERFTSKMAFHTMIQLGLKKKKRRKKIILNKISATIILQSYLIKKEKKIN
- the def gene encoding peptide deformylase; the encoded protein is MILPIVLYGNPILRKKCLDINFSYRKEKTNKLIKDMFETIHKVKGIGLAAPQIGKNIRLFIVETPYLNGKDIISNYKEVFINAKMLKIYGKEYSLNEGCLSIPGVMGYVKRKSHVLIEYYDHHFKKQKKILNGICARVVLHEYDHIEGKLFIDYFSYIKKNDIKKLISLSESNYL
- the rplT gene encoding 50S ribosomal protein L20 — its product is MPRSTNAVSSRRRRKKILKLAKGFYGSRSKVYTVAKNAVDKSFFYAFSGRKKKKRNFRSLWIKRINAGIRKYGKSYSKFIKKLYDKKIQINRKILSDISMNEPNAFKKIVDDVYS
- the rpmI gene encoding 50S ribosomal protein L35 — translated: MPKLKTKSGSKKRFKKTANGYIKKKHAFKNHLLTKKSKKRKRNLSKLTILHKSNQKNIKKQI
- the infC gene encoding translation initiation factor IF-3, which encodes MFRPFPQKKEEHRINESIDSHTVRLVGDSSIENGVYSIQEALKFSRERELDLVEINPKLKPPVCKILDYKKFLYEQKKRKKQFKAKQVKVSTKEIRFGPQIGDHDGKVKIKSAEKFLMRGDKVKVFVFFKGRSIVYKDQGKIKLLKFAEEIEEYGKVEQMPVMEGKRMYMILAPKKF
- the thrS gene encoding threonine--tRNA ligase, which gives rise to MENKNKDNKDEYKSVNKNTNTDHRLIGKKLKFFIFSDRVGSGLPLWLPRGTILRKNLEDFLTDVQKKSGYEMVVTPHIGHKKLYVRSGHWSKYGKDNFKPIHTTRKEEEFLLKPMNCPHHCEVYRSQEWSYRDLPKRFAEFGTVYRYEQSGELHGLTRVRCFTQDDAHIFCTYDQLLEEFKKVINLVFYVFRSLGFLKYTIRISFRDPNKIDDYLGSKINWEKAEKAILKAVKEEKIKASINYGEASFYGPKLDFLIKDSLGRNWQLGTIQVDYNLPERFDLYYKGKNNEKRRPVMIHRAPFGSLERLIAIMIEHTKGNIPLWLSPNQAVILPISEKYIIYAKKILNLMLNYDIRVFLDVRNEKINKKIRDSEDSKIPYMIILGEKEEKNEMISLRRHGLGHVGMFSISNGIETIFHETNLKN